The following are from one region of the Harpia harpyja isolate bHarHar1 chromosome 4, bHarHar1 primary haplotype, whole genome shotgun sequence genome:
- the DAD1 gene encoding dolichyl-diphosphooligosaccharide--protein glycosyltransferase subunit DAD1, producing the protein MSGAAGSGAGAAGSVGSVVRRFLAEYGSGTPSRLKVLDAYLLYVLLTGALQFGYCLGVGTFPFNSFLSGFISAVGSFILGVCLRIQINPQNKGEFQGISPERAFADFLFANTILHLVVINFVG; encoded by the exons ATGTCTGGCGCGGCGGGCTCCGGCGCGGGGGCCGCGGGCTCGGTGGGCTCGGTGGTGCGGCGCTTCCTGGCGGAGTACGGCAGCGGCACGCCGAGCCGCCTCAAGGTGCTGGATGCCTACCTTCTCTACGTGCTGCTCACCGGGGCGCTCCAGTTCGGCTACTGCCTCGGCGTCGGCACCTTCCCCTTCAACTCCTTCCTCAGCGGCTTCATCTCCGCCGTCGGCAGCTTCATCCTCGGCG TTTGCCTCCGGATCCAGATCAACCCCCAGAACAAAGGCGAGTTCCAAGGCATTTCACCGGAGCGGGCATTTGCTGATTTCCTCTTTGCCAACACCATCCTCCATCTTGTTGTCATCAATTTTGTTGGCTGA